In the bacterium genome, one interval contains:
- a CDS encoding thioesterase family protein, which yields MPRLSLTPLASYGYTTEITVRTTDLNYGGHLGNDRLLALLHEARVGFLAAHGWSELDCGGVPLIMGDAALVFRGEAFAGDVLRIAVGVSETGRAGFRLSYLVTRPADGADVAVAETGLAGFDYAKRGIAPLPDDLRSALEDLRHEAR from the coding sequence ATGCCCAGGCTTTCGCTGACACCCCTGGCGTCCTACGGCTACACGACCGAGATCACCGTGCGCACGACGGATCTGAACTACGGCGGACACCTGGGCAACGACCGCCTGCTGGCCCTGCTGCACGAGGCGCGCGTGGGTTTCCTGGCCGCGCACGGCTGGTCGGAACTGGACTGCGGCGGCGTGCCGCTGATCATGGGCGACGCCGCGCTGGTCTTCAGGGGCGAGGCTTTCGCGGGCGACGTCCTGCGCATCGCGGTGGGCGTGTCCGAGACCGGACGCGCCGGCTTCCGCCTCTCCTACCTGGTCACCCGCCCGGCCGACGGCGCCGACGTCGCGGTGGCCGAGACCGGCCTGGCGGGCTTCGACTACGCGAAGCGCGGCATCGCGCCCCTGCCGGACGACCTGCGCAGCGCGCTGGAGGACCTGCGTCATGAAGCCCGTTGA